The Methanocalculus natronophilus genome window below encodes:
- a CDS encoding DUF2111 domain-containing protein: MHRYSIARDSSADDLESVLMAFHTILSGLPVTGRSKDKPGLRIEGGKAVDRAYTGPVLEEVLVKNQLVKTRPAEGAYKGIPVVVAPVRDLDGDVIGAIGVVDITGIFDLATLMEHQSFILRQVCGTDPCPIDTEQIMAKR, from the coding sequence ATGCACCGGTATAGTATTGCCCGCGATTCATCTGCCGATGACCTCGAATCGGTCCTGATGGCATTTCATACCATCCTCTCAGGCCTGCCCGTAACCGGAAGGTCAAAAGATAAGCCCGGCCTCCGGATAGAGGGTGGAAAAGCAGTTGACAGAGCCTATACGGGACCTGTTCTCGAAGAGGTGCTTGTGAAAAACCAGCTGGTGAAAACAAGGCCAGCAGAAGGCGCATATAAAGGAATCCCTGTGGTGGTTGCCCCTGTCAGGGACCTTGATGGAGATGTAATCGGCGCGATAGGTGTTGTTGATATAACCGGCATATTTGATCTTGCCACACTTATGGAACACCAGTCATTCATCCTCAGGCAGGTCTGTGGGACAGACCCCTGCCCAATTGATACAGAACAGATTATGGCAAAAAGGTAA
- a CDS encoding biotin--[acetyl-CoA-carboxylase] ligase produces MTSAAFKILKILDAYGERVSGETISRELGISRSAVWKHIQELKKLGYEIEASQKEGYLVTKRTTQLVPYEIQRLLKTKKIGSDIHYVASTPSTIWLGKQMIGEIKDEIPEGLVILAEEQTGGIGRLGRSWASPAGGIWMTIVLKPEIPIARVFSIMMASSVAVARAIRREFDLGALIKWPNDIFIGDKKVAGMHLELSAEADTIHYCLLSVGIDVNVSVPDLMPVLNREVTSISAELGYDVDRSRFLARVLTEFERRYGLVEHNEFEALLREWKSLSCTLEHRVEIRTLKKTFVGEAIDIDEHGALIIRKDNGRIERVIAGDCYLL; encoded by the coding sequence ATGACAAGTGCTGCGTTTAAGATTCTGAAGATCCTGGATGCATATGGTGAGCGGGTATCCGGGGAAACGATCAGCAGGGAGCTGGGCATCAGCAGATCAGCTGTATGGAAACATATCCAGGAACTGAAAAAACTTGGCTATGAGATTGAAGCCAGCCAGAAAGAAGGGTATCTGGTGACAAAGAGGACCACGCAACTGGTTCCCTATGAGATACAGCGTCTCCTCAAAACCAAAAAAATTGGATCTGATATCCATTATGTCGCAAGTACTCCTTCCACAATCTGGCTTGGCAAGCAGATGATAGGGGAGATTAAAGATGAGATTCCCGAGGGTCTTGTTATATTAGCCGAGGAGCAGACCGGCGGCATTGGGAGGCTTGGGCGTTCCTGGGCATCCCCTGCAGGCGGCATCTGGATGACAATCGTCCTCAAACCAGAAATCCCAATTGCACGGGTTTTTTCGATAATGATGGCCTCGTCAGTCGCTGTGGCACGGGCGATCAGGAGGGAGTTTGATCTTGGAGCATTAATCAAATGGCCTAACGACATCTTCATAGGGGATAAGAAGGTGGCCGGAATGCACCTGGAACTCTCGGCAGAAGCAGATACCATTCATTACTGCCTTCTTTCCGTTGGCATAGACGTCAATGTCTCGGTACCTGATCTGATGCCCGTCTTAAACCGTGAAGTGACGTCGATCTCAGCTGAGCTTGGCTATGATGTTGATCGATCCAGGTTTCTGGCACGTGTCCTGACTGAGTTTGAACGCCGGTATGGACTTGTGGAGCATAATGAATTTGAAGCCCTCCTCAGGGAATGGAAGAGTCTCTCCTGTACCCTTGAACACCGGGTTGAGATCAGGACACTGAAGAAGACATTTGTTGGCGAGGCAATTGACATCGATGAGCATGGTGCCCTGATCATCAGGAAAGACAACGGCAGGATTGAGCGGGTTATCGCCGGGGATTGTTACCTCCTCTGA